A window of Otariodibacter oris genomic DNA:
AAACGTATCGACAAGGCTACCAAACACAGTAGAGCTTGCTGGTGCTAACCACCATTGTTTTCCTTGACGTAAACGATTAAAGACAAAAATATCCATTAATTGACCAACGATGTAAGCAACAAAACTCGCAAAAGCAATACGGAATACAAAAGTATTGAATTCTGACAGCGTTGCAAAACCTTGAAATTGTCCTTCAAAGAATAGGACGGAAACAAGATAGCTCACAATCAAAGCGGGTATCATTACAACTAAAATGATCTTTCTGGCTAAGTCTGCACCGAATACTCGAACAGTTAAATCCGTTGCCAAAAAAACAAATGGAAAGGTAAAAGTTCCCCATGTTGTTGGGATCACCCAGTCAGTAAACGGAATGTCTATCTCAAATGTAATTTGAACTAGATAGTTACTGATAGTAATGATGAAGATATGAAAAAGTGAAAGTAATAGTAATGATCGACGTTTCTGCTGATCAGAAAAATAAGCAAGAATATTCATATTGTTCCTTTTTATTTGTTGAATAAATTGGGGTGAGGGAACCCAATGTGAAAAACGAGGACGAGATGATACTGACTATCAGAAAAAGATCAAGGGTTTTAAAAATGAAATGGATAAAAAAGAAGAGAGCTATTGCTCTCTTCTTGGTAAAAAGGATGACATAGCACGCTATATTTTATTTTCCATCCCAAGCATTGATTGCATCCATTCTTGCTTTTGCTTTTTGTTCCGGAGTACGGCTGTAGTCATAGTCAAAAATAGCGCTTTCCCAGTCGCCATAGTTTGGATTAGGTAAGATAATGAATTTATTACCAAATAACTTGCTGTTTGAGTCTACAAAAGAGCGACGTTCAGCATTGGTTTTATGGTAAGTTGCATCACCAAAGTCGTTTAAGTTATCCCCAATATAAAGGACAATTTGATAGCCTTGTTTTTCAATTTCTGCAAAACGTGGTGATTTGTTTGATTTATCTTTTTTCAAATAAAGTGTTTGTTCACTTACCCCTTGGAAACCAAGTTGTTTTAAGTTATCAATAGTGCCTTCTTTTTCGTTACTGTCTTTGCGGTTTGATACGTAGAACACTGTTCCTTTGTGGCTATTAACATAGTTATTGAATTCAACTGCACCAGGGATTGCTAGTGTTTCTCTTGCATTAACCCAACGAGTCCAATCTGCACTGTCGAATCCTTTATTATTTTTAATTAACCAGCCTGCATTAGGGCTGTTATCTATCATTGTTTCATCAAGGTCAACAACAACAGCTTTCTTCTTACCTTTTGCAACTTTAGCATGATCAAATGCAAATTTTGCAGTGTTAAATGCTTGATGAGCTAATGCTTGGTATTCGCCAGATTCTTGAACCCAGTTAATCCCTAAGACAGTTTGTTGTTGTAAAACCACTTCACCAGAATCTTGATTTGTTGTAGCACAGCCTGATAAGGCTAAAGTTGCACAAATTGTAAGTGTTGATAGTTTGAATGTACTTAATTTCATAATGGTATCCTTAACAATAAAGGTAAATGGTTACTTACTTATTGGTTGTAAACGATAATTTAGGTTATGTTTTACAACTTCAAGCAGTAGATCAATATTAGGATGTTTGCCAATATTTTTCTGTGCATCTTCAACAAGTTCGGCAAACCATAAAAGACCTTGTTGAGCACTTTCTCTATTAAGTTCACCATGAAACTTTAGTGCAAGTGCGTTGTACAATTTAAGTGAACCTAATTTTCCTTCGATAGCTGGTATAGAATGGGCGACAGTTCCTTGCGTATCAATAAGATCTATACGATTAAGATGCTCAATACTAGGAAATGTCGCTAAATAGTCTTGGAATTGTTTCATATCAGTATTTTTACATACGAACGATTAAGCATTCAGCTACGCTTCTAGCGTTAGATAATGCTGCTGAGGCAGCGGCTCTATCGCCAATTGGGCCAACGACCACACGATTCCACTCTGCACTACTGTTAATTCTTGCATTGTAACCAGCCATTGCTAAACGAGCTTGCATATTT
This region includes:
- a CDS encoding DUF2322 family protein, whose protein sequence is MKQFQDYLATFPSIEHLNRIDLIDTQGTVAHSIPAIEGKLGSLKLYNALALKFHGELNRESAQQGLLWFAELVEDAQKNIGKHPNIDLLLEVVKHNLNYRLQPISK
- a CDS encoding 5'-nucleotidase, lipoprotein e(P4) family; this translates as MKLSTFKLSTLTICATLALSGCATTNQDSGEVVLQQQTVLGINWVQESGEYQALAHQAFNTAKFAFDHAKVAKGKKKAVVVDLDETMIDNSPNAGWLIKNNKGFDSADWTRWVNARETLAIPGAVEFNNYVNSHKGTVFYVSNRKDSNEKEGTIDNLKQLGFQGVSEQTLYLKKDKSNKSPRFAEIEKQGYQIVLYIGDNLNDFGDATYHKTNAERRSFVDSNSKLFGNKFIILPNPNYGDWESAIFDYDYSRTPEQKAKARMDAINAWDGK
- a CDS encoding 7-cyano-7-deazaguanine/7-aminomethyl-7-deazaguanine transporter is translated as MNILAYFSDQQKRRSLLLLSLFHIFIITISNYLVQITFEIDIPFTDWVIPTTWGTFTFPFVFLATDLTVRVFGADLARKIILVVMIPALIVSYLVSVLFFEGQFQGFATLSEFNTFVFRIAFASFVAYIVGQLMDIFVFNRLRQGKQWWLAPASSTVFGSLVDTFVFFAVAFYQSDDSYMAEHWFTIGTVDYSFKLFVSLLLFLPLYGVLLNILIHKLKLAIK